CACCATAAGGACGTCGATCGAGAGCCACGATGAAATGGGAACTCGTCTGTCACCAGGTATTTTTGGTGGCCTTCTTTTTTGTAGAGACGACAATAAGGTAGTCTGTGGGTGGGTAGTCCAACGGTTTCGGTGTATCTGATTTTCAGATGGGTAGTTCGTTCCCCGTCGACCGCTGAACTTAAAAATTAGGCTATTAAGTAGGCCCCAGGAATTCAACCTGTATCAATCACAAGTACCTAAACATCTGCAGAGGCGCAGCTAGAAATCCAACGCCCTGGTGTAAAATGAAAAACACTGGGGACCTTGTTAAATATCTTGTATGTTTGCTAGTCATTTACCTAGTGGGTTCGAAATACCCCAGAACTTGTGGGTGCACGGTACCGCATAGCCCTCCAATAGCTACCATGATAATTCAGATTGTTCTTTACTGTAAGAAACTACTTGGTGCAGGGATGCACTACGACCCTTGGGAGTGCCCCATGCCTCCCAACCGGCACTACACGTGCCGCTGGGTGGGCGGCGTGATGCAGTTCTACCGCGACGaggccgacgccgccgccgacaACCCGCTGCCCTACCAGTTCATCTCCTTCAAGCAGTACGTGGAGGACCTAACCAGGCTGTCTGACATGATCAGCGATGGGCCGCTGTAAGTGCATCTTCTTTTCGTGGTCAATACAGAGATTAAAATAAACCTGTTGGAATGAAATCGGGCATTTGAACATGGACGTTTGCTAACGCTTTGCGGCAGAAACGCAGCGTTACCGCGTACTGCCTATCAGCCTATAGGATATACCCGTGGTTAAAACAAGTGGCAATTAAAAAAACGTACAAAATAAGTTCTACCAGCGCGATTGTCTTCTCTGCCTAGTTTTTAAGTTTACTTCAGTCATATTATTTCAGTTTTCAGCAGAGTTGATTCTACCAAGAAATCACTTCGTAACCGATGGTGAAGGAAGACAAAAAGTAATTTCATCAAAAGTGATTTTACCATCATGCCACacttcccttctatgatctgagcacACAGCGGTTCGCTGCTGGTTATTGTGGTCCATGGCATTCACAAGTAATTCTTTGCAGCAAGTCGTTCTGCTACCGGCGGCTGAGCTACCTGTCGTCTAAGTTCAAGATGCACGTGCTGCTCAACGAGCTGCACGAGCTGGCGCTGCAGAAGGCCGTGCCGCACAGGGACTTCTACAACATCAGGTCAGCTGTGTAATAACAGTATTTCTTTAGGCGCGTGACCCTCTCTGTACTGAGCAGATGGCCAGGAGTTCCACTGTAGGATTTATTAATCTATGTCCTCAACTTTTAATTGATAAAATGTTGTTTAAACTAGGTTAAGCCGATtaggataaaataaaattgctgCTTCATGTAGTGAACTCCTTGGCCCTCTGACTGGCTTTGATCTTCTTATACAATTTCTTTGTTCAATTGTGTTTTTACTTTCGATGTTTCCTcgctaggtaggtacctatattatgAATAGAATTTGTAATGAATCCATCGAATCTGTGAACTGTGATACCTCGACGTCTCACTTTCACAGTTCACGACAAACATTTTGTTTGTACCTTAGATTGTCTTTACTTTACTCGAGCTATAAGATTAATGTTCTGTTCAGAAAAGTGGACACTCACATCCACGCGGCTTCGTGCATGAACCAGAAGCACTTACTGCGCTTCATCAAGCGCACGCTGCGGCAGCATGCTGGCGAGGTTGTGACGCTGCACCAGGGCACGCCCATGACGCTCAAGGCCGTCTTCGAGGACATGCAGCTGGATGCCTACGACCTTAACGTCGACATCCTCGATGTTCATGCGGTAAATGGAGTTGTAGACACCCAGCTCTTGATAGTAAAGCCTAAACAAGAAGTTGGATCAATGTGGATATCCTCGATATTCATGAAATTTTAGTCCTAGACACTCAGGTCTTGCTGGCAAAGGATAAACAAGAGCTGGCTCAATGTGGATATCCTGAATGTTCATGCGGTAAGTAGTTATAGCAACACAGCTGTTTGTCAAGAGCACGCTACGATAGCACGCGAGCGAGGTTATGACGCTGCACCAGGGCACCCCCATGACCCTCAAGGCTGTGTTCGAGGACATGCAGCTGGATGCATACGACCTTAACGTCGATATACTTGATGTTCATGCGGTAAATGGAGTTGTAGACATCCAGCTCTTGATAGTAAAGCCTAAACAAGAAGTTGGATCAATGTGGATATCCTCGATATTCATGAAATTTTAGTCCTAGACACTCAGGTCTTGCTGGCAAAGGATGAACAAGGAGCTGGCTCAATGTGGATATCCTGTATGTTCATGCGGTAAGTAGTTCTAGCCACACAGCTGTTTGTCAAGAGCACGCGAGCGAGGTTGTGACGCTGCACCAGGGCACGCCCATGACGCTTAAGGCCGTGTTCGAGGACATGCAGCTGGATGCATACGACCTTAACGTCGATATACTTGATGTTCATGCGGTAAATGGAGTTTGTAAAGCAAGGAATCTTGCTGATCTTGGCGTTTATGATGATGAGGGGAAAGGCTGAAATAGGTTTCAAACTTCACTGGAAAAAAGTTATTGTAATGAAAAGCTTCTCTACTGGCTGAAAACTTATGTTGATTATTTCTTGGTCATGATAATTTAAATATGGTAATATGGCTCTTCATAAATCTTGTACAAAAGCCAGGAAATACTTAGCAATCATCAAACATTAAGCAACAATTTGCAAACAGGATCGAAACACGTTCCATCGGTTTGACAAGTTCAACGCGAAGTACAACCCCGTTGGCGAAAGCAGGCTTCGGGAGGTGTTCCTGAAGACTGACAACTATCTCAACGGAAAATACTTCGCCAGAATCATCAAGGTCAGATATCAAAGACGACTTATTACACTTATGCGCTATTTACTTCATCTTGAATTGATTATAATGTTTGAAGATTATTCACTAAGGGACTTTTTGATAGGAAGTAATAGCAGACCTTGAAGAGAACAAGTACTCGTACGTGGAACCCCGCATATCCATATACTGCAAGAATCAAAACGAGTGGAGCAAGCTCGCATCTTGGGCTCTGCAGAACGACGTGCATTCGCAGCACGTTCGCTGGCTAGTTCAAGTTCCTAGGCTATAGTAAGTTACAAATCAGGTCTATGGTCTGATACATTTTAGACCCTATTACATAGACTTTCGTAACACAATTTTCCCGTTCCAGTGACATTTACAGGATAAACAAGCTGTTGAAGAATTTCCAAGAGTTCTTGAACAACCTCTTTGAACCTTTATTCCAAGTTTCCCTCGACCCAAGCTCCAATCCtgaacttcacaaattccttacgGTATGCACGAAACTTGTTCCATTTCCCTCGTTCATTTAGTAACAGATCTAGAGTCTAAACAATAAATTCTTAAGTTCTAAAGCCAAAGATATCTAAGTCAAGAATGACGTGCAGGGGAAATGTGGAAACAACAGGCCCCTCTTTCCGCCCAATGGGATTGTGTCCGTGTTGTTTTCTGTACTCTGGGCAGTGAGAAATGTCCAGAATGGGAATGTGCACAGAGCCCTGTGATCGAGGAAGCCCTTAAATTGGAGAAACTTCGCataattttacagtttttaGAGAAAGAGGTCCCTTTTGTTCTTTAAGTGCCCTGGGCCTGCTGCAGTAGCAAAGATGAATTTGAGAAACAAAACACACCAGTAGAGTTGATAATGTTTTAAGATTCAACGCTCTTCCTTTGCCAGCAAGTGATCGGATTCGACAGCGTGGACGACGAGTCGAAGCCGGAGAACCCGCACCTGAACGAAAACATGAAGACTCCTGAGGACTGGAGTGAGGAGGAGAACCCTCCCTACGCGTACTACCTCTACTACATGTACGCTAATATGGTCATGCTCAACCAGCTGCGACAGTAAGTGTTCCCATTCAACTTCTTAATAATAGCCTGATCATTTCTGCGCGTTGTTAGGACGGGAGCGAGGAGGACTACTATTGATGCTGGAGCAgcatttgttaattaaatattggCTGAAgagtttttctaaaattaaataggtacaagACGTTCTTAATTTGACTTTCTTCCTTCCGATTCTAATTTTTGCAATAGGTAGTTCAGTAATCGTCATCCATAGCCAAGTGTCCTTGATGAGAACAATATTTTGGTTATGTTATAGGCAACTCCTGGGCGACCAATGGCAAGTATATCGCATAAAATTAAGGCCGCCATTGTTCTCATTGTCTGGA
This genomic window from Ostrinia nubilalis chromosome 18, ilOstNubi1.1, whole genome shotgun sequence contains:
- the LOC135080476 gene encoding AMP deaminase 2-like — translated: MFNTHREYKKWTRSRCDTQKNESRATRTHVRGPGDIGSSSDVPFQRVSVTGIHVTGVPLEDLIRSATLLIDALGMRRQYMETSGQSFSQAVRQLMMMQGIPQRTQRNRNRFSLEFDRALQHIGTEEAERYLQLTACSSEALRHHQPPLVSPQRSDTNMPIMRPHMSFIRPADTIRTSIESHDEMGTRLSPGMHYDPWECPMPPNRHYTCRWVGGVMQFYRDEADAAADNPLPYQFISFKQYVEDLTRLSDMISDGPLKSFCYRRLSYLSSKFKMHVLLNELHELALQKAVPHRDFYNIRKVDTHIHAASCMNQKHLLRFIKRTLRQHAGEVVTLHQGTPMTLKAVFEDMQLDAYDLNVDILDVHADRNTFHRFDKFNAKYNPVGESRLREVFLKTDNYLNGKYFARIIKEVIADLEENKYSYVEPRISIYCKNQNEWSKLASWALQNDVHSQHVRWLVQVPRLYDIYRINKLLKNFQEFLNNLFEPLFQVSLDPSSNPELHKFLTQVIGFDSVDDESKPENPHLNENMKTPEDWSEEENPPYAYYLYYMYANMVMLNQLRQEQGLNTFVLRPHCGEAGPPIHMCAGFLLAENISHGLMLRKVPVLQYMYYLAQIFIAMSPLSNNSLFLRYHRNPLPDFFARGLRVTLSTDDPLQFHYTKEPLMEEYSIAAQAWKLSSCDMCELARNSVLMSGFPHELKQYWVGADYMTDGTEGNDITRTNVPDIRISFRHETLLDELGNLFRVSTD